A window of Cryptosporidium parvum Iowa II chromosome 1, whole genome shotgun sequence contains these coding sequences:
- a CDS encoding CDC48 like AAA ATPase ortholog (transcripts identified by EST), whose amino-acid sequence YRNLEEMNVDGENQIPKSEEVQMTNGDSSANNTSPGQIEKKRAPNRLLVDDAINDDNSVVCLSPAKMEELKLFRGDTILLKGKKRRDTICIVLVDPDLEEGKIRMNKVVRKNLRVKLGDTVSVLECGDVPYGKRIHVLPFDDCLEGITGNLFETYLKPYFLEAYRPVKKGDAFLVRGGFRPIEFKVVGVDPEEYCIVAPDTVIHCEGDPIKREDEEKMDDIGYDDIGGCRKQMAQIREMIELPLRHPGLFKALGVKPPRGVLLYGPPGSGKTLIAKAVANETGAFFFLINGPEVMSKMAGEAEGNLRRAFEEAEKNSPAIIFIDEIDSIAPKREKTNGEVERRVVSQLLTLMDGLKGRGQVVVIAATNRPNSIDPALRRFGRFDREIDIGVPDDNGRLEIIRIHTRNMKLAKDVKIDDIAANTHGFVGADLAQLCTEAALCCIREKMDVIDMEDETIDAVILDSMAVSQDHFNSALGVCNPSSLRETVVEVPNIKWDDIGGLEEVKRNLQEMILYPIEHPEKFERFGMSPSRGVLFYGPPGCGKTLLAKAVASECSANFISVKGPELLTLWFGESEANVREVFDKARAAAPCVLFFDELDSIGTQRGSSMGDAGGAGDRVMNQLLTEIDGVGVKKNLFFIGATNRPEILDEALLRPGRLDQLIYIPLPDLPARVSVLQAILRKSPLSKNVPISFIAQKTEGFSGADLAELCQRAAKAAIRDAIAAEELKKASGDDSAMKIEDEVDSHIYEIGRKHFEEAFAGARRSVSITDLAKYDQFRMKFDPVYVTQSGGEGFTIDWPDSTHAQYSAPIDDDADDLYS is encoded by the coding sequence tatCGGAATCTAGAAGAAATGAATGTTGACGGGGAAAATCAAATTCCAAAGTCAGAGGAAGTTCAAATGACTAATGGTGATTCCTCTGCTAATAATACGTCACCAGgtcaaattgaaaaaaagagaGCTCCAAATAGATTGCTGGTTGACGATGCtattaatgatgataattCTGTTGTATGTTTAAGTCCAGCAAAGATGGAGGAgttgaaattatttagaGGTGAtacaattttattaaaggGTAAGAAACGTAGAGATACAATATGTATAGTATTGGTTGACCCTGATTTGGAGGAAGGTAAAATTCGTATGAACAAGGTTGTCAGGAAGAACTTGAGAGTTAAGCTTGGAGATACAGTTTCTGTTCTTGAGTGTGGAGATGTTCCATATGGTAAGAGGATTCATGTTTTGCCATTTGATGACTGTTTGGAAGGAATTACTGGTAATCTTTTTGAGACATATTTGAAACCGTATTTCCTAGAGGCTTACAGACCCGTCAAAAAGGGAGATGCTTTTTTGGTAAGAGGCGGATTCCGTCCAATCGAGTTCAAGGTTGTTGGAGTAGATCCAGAAGAGTACTGCATTGTAGCTCCAGATACTGTAATTCACTGTGAGGGTGATCCAATCAAGAGAGAAGATGAGGAAAAAATGGATGATATTGGATATGACGATATTGGAGGCTGCAGAAAGCAAATGGCTCAAATCAGAGAAATGATTGAGCTTCCATTACGTCATCCAGGGCTATTCAAAGCTTTAGGAGTTAAACCTCCGAGAGGAGTCCTATTATATGGACCTCCTGGTTCTGGTAAGACTCTTATTGCAAAGGCAGTAGCAAATGAAACTGGAGCATTCTTCTTCCTGATTAATGGACCAGAAGTTATGTCAAAAATGGCAGGAGAAGCAGAGGGAAATTTACGTAGAGCTTTCGAGGAGGCAGAAAAGAACTCTCCTGCgattattttcattgatgaaattgattcCATTGCTCCTAAGAGAGAGAAGACTAATGGAGAGGTCGAACGTCGTGTTGTATCTCAGTTATTAACTCTTATGGATGGATTGAAAGGGAGGGGCCAAGTTGTTGTTATTGCAGCTACAAATAGACCAAATTCTATTGATCCAGCATTGAGAAGATTTGGCAGATTCGACAGAGAAATTGATATTGGAGTCCCAGATGATAATGGTAGACTTGAAATTATCAGAATCCATACAAGAAATATGAAGCTAGCTAAGGATGTCAAAATTGATGATATTGCAGCTAATACCCATGGTTTTGTTGGAGCAGATTTGGCCCAGCTATGTACTGAGGCGGCTCTCTGTTGTATTCGTGAGAAAATGGATGTTATTGATATGGAAGATGAAACAATTGACGCAGTTATCTTGGATTCTATGGCCGTCAGCCAGGATCACTTCAACTCTGCATTGGGCGTTTGCAACCCATCTTCTTTGAGAGAAACTGTTGTAGAGGTTCCAAACATTAAATGGGATGATATTGGTGGTCTTGAAGAAGTCAAACGCAACTTACAAGAAATGATACTCTACCCTATTGAGCATCCTGAGAAGTTCGAGCGTTTTGGAATGAGTCCTTCTCGTGGAGTCTTATTTTATGGTCCACCTGGTTGTGGTAAGACTTTACTTGCAAAAGCTGTTGCCTCTGAATGCTCTGCAAACTTTATTTCTGTCAAAGGACCCGAACTTCTTACCTTATGGTTTGGTGAGAGTGAGGCCAACGTTAGGGAGGTATTTGATAAGGCCAGAGCTGCTGCTCCTTGTGTACTATTCTTCGATGAGTTAGACAGTATTGGCACTCAAAGAGGAAGCAGCATGGGAGATGCTGGTGGTGCTGGAGACAGAGTTATGAATCAACTTCTTACTGAAATCGATGGTGTTGGTGTTAAGAAGAATCTCTTCTTCATTGGAGCTACAAATAGACCAGAGATCCTTGATGAGGCTTTATTGCGTCCAGGAAGGCTTGACCAGTTAATTTACATCCCTCTCCCAGATCTTCCTGCCAGAGTCTCTGTTCTACAAGCTATTCTTAGAAAATCTCCTCTTTCAAAGAACGTTCCTATATCTTTTATCGCTCAGAAAACTGAAGGATTCTCAGGCGCTGACCTTGCAGAGCTTTGCCAAAGAGCAGCAAAGGCTGCAATTAGAGATGCAATTGCTGCTGAAGAGCTAAAGAAGGCATCTGGGGATGATAGTGCTATGAAAATTGAGGATGAAGTAGATAGTCATATTTACGAAATCGGAAGAAAACATTTTGAGGAAGCATTTGCTGGAGCGAGAAGATCTGTAAGCATTACCGACCTTGCCAAATATGATCAGTTTAGAATGAAGTTTGACCCTGTGTATGTCACTCAATCCGGAGGAGAAGGATTTACAATTGACTGGCCAGATTCGACCCATGCCCAATACTCTGCTCCCATTGATGACGATGCTGatgatttatattcataA
- a CDS encoding N-terminal machado-Joseph disease protein like domain, C-terminal UBX, DNA repair like domain, with translation MSTKENVIVYWEKQGNDRMCALHCLNSILQGPYFDEAFLSKIAYEIDDMERRLLEKSNSTFKTISDNNSQNASYDGFFSIMVLQECLQRHGYSCIPAANPRVQDYILYPSSCCGYIINSSEHWTSIRCVKGKWFNLDSLKAAPIHIDYFEVSKYLQEIMFSGKSVFVVQKIQNETDSHSIPLPDPDPFLRPIKNNGKQRFYLTASEIENLVLEKQKEENRVSQMGDETPNKNFMYSKKPVEYSWPTSGGNVLQSTLNNVDQSNEMTSEEKELEKVLRESAIEFAKSIPLPDEPPADHVNSIQIRVRSKVGSSFVRRFDKTNSCKHLFSWIEYEMALLGNSIHGSPYSFVSQFPYLKVSKFDENSIKISRSDISEIILNSPTFNDIGINENTLLLLNL, from the coding sequence ATGAGCACAAAAGAGAATGTCATAGTCTATTGGGAGAAACAAGGAAACGACAGGATGTGTGCTCTACACTGTTTAAACTCAATTCTCCAAGGACCATATTTTGATGAAGCTTTTCTCTCTAAGATTGCTTATGAAATAGATGACATGGAAAGACGcttattagaaaaaagtAACTCAACATTTAAGACAATTTCCGATAATAATTCTCAAAACGCTTCCTACGATGGCTTCTTCTCAATCATGGTTCTTCAGGAATGTTTACAAAGACATGGGTACTCTTGTATACCAGCAGCAAATCCGAGAGTTCAAGATTATATTTTGTATCCATCGTCTTGCTGTGGTTATATCATTAACTCATCAGAACACTGGACTTCAATAAGATGCGTCAAAGGAAAGTGGTTTAATTTAGATAGTCTTAAGGCTGCTCCTATTCACATTGATTATTTCGAGGTTTCAAAGTACTTGCAAGAAATTATGTTCTCTGGAAAGAGTGTTTTTGTTGTACAAAAAATTCAGAATGAAACTGATTCACATTCAATTCCTTTACCTGATCCCGACCCATTCCTTAGACCAATAAAGAACAATGGTAAACAAAGATTTTATCTCACTGCTTCAGAAATTGAGAACCTTGTTTTGGAGaaacaaaaagaagaaaatagaGTATCTCAAATGGGTGACGAAACCCcaaataagaattttatGTATTCTAAGAAACCGGTTGAATACTCATGGCCAACTTCTGGCGGAAATGTGTTGCAGTCTACATTAAATAATGTTGATCAATCTAATGAAATGACATCCGAAGAAAAAGAACTTGAGAAAGTATTAAGGGAATCTGCAATAGAGTTTGCTAAGAGTATTCCTCTTCCAGATGAACCCCCTGCAGATCATGTCAATTCTATTCAAATTCGTGTCAGGAGCAAGGTTGGATCATCTTTTGTCAGAAGGTTTGACAAGACTAATTCCTGTAAGCATCTATTCTCTTGGATCGAATATGAAATGGCACTATTGGGGAATTCAATTCATGGTAGCCCATATTCTTTCGTTTCTCAATTTCCCTATCTCAAagtttcaaaatttgatgaaaattcaattaaaatttcGAGATCTGATATTAGTGAGATAATTCTTAATTCACCAACTTTCAATGACATTGGTATTAATGAGAACACTCTACTACTACttaatctttaa
- a CDS encoding CG8205/fusilli (animal)- like, 2x RRM domains, involved in RNA metabolism, with protein sequence MDNLWSNPNVNNKHCQLLFIECELWRLHPAEKYQVPIVNGNVGSNQQSLCFEPSFLDASSLFNISNVSHFEDSKYLVEVTLLSVNSSDDLENSTGYTALISSEFLSPQTLSYSRDCIDVKGFSERIEKQSILDMERIYRLISYFLSCCQNRDCNCNLNNLNNKSCIITWDPVKTKLLLNLDLFNNNLASSNSTISGNNSCPNNIWNKLNSIIGLGGLIKSFLPEFWPAYEPSSSLELFSILKNIAFSFNISIEDLFVSPFNSDNNTSIRDLSSICKCMARIYLILLKKGIIHVHQERVNVSEYKDSPHLENSLVRPVVRLRGLPWKAAVLDIIAFFNPICRISSYDIAISYNKDGKMTGEAYVLLPSIKAYELSLTLLHGKRMGKRWIEVLPSSTKEFLICLQITSLKKQNQNPSIFNDNKIIDRYYNRSVLRLRGLPWSTTEIEIVQFFISGGIYGLNASDVFLGITENQRASGEAWIILPHKCDAFDAQRILNRRVIGKRYIEVFISSFQELTTARSTYSLKQSSVDFFHALSSTSSNNSTCSTVSNRQRINARAFTSLGSNPFLRK encoded by the coding sequence ATGGATAACTTATGGAGCAATCCGaatgtaaataataaacacTGTCAGTTATTATTCATTGAATGTGAACTATGGAGGCTTCATCCTGCTGAAAAATACCAGGTTCCCATTGTAAATGGGAATGTTGGAAGTAATCAGCAATCACTATGTTTTGAACCATCTTTTTTGGATGCTTCATCcctctttaatatttcaaatgtTTCTCATTTTGAAGATTCTAAGTATTTAGTTGAAGTTACCTTACTTTCTGTTAATTCTTCAGATGACTTGGAAAATAGTACAGGATATACTGCATTAATTTCAAGCGAATTCTTATCTCCTCAAACTTTATCTTATTCTAGGGATTGTATAGATGTCAAAGGTTTTTCTGAAAGAATTGAAAAGCAGAGCATTCTTGATATGGAAAGAATATATAGATTAATAAGCTACTTTCTCTCTTGTTGTCAAAACAGAGATTGTAATTgcaatttgaataatttaaataataaatcatgTATTATTACGTGGGATCCTgtaaaaacaaaattgCTCCTAAATCTAGacttattcaataataacCTTGCATCTAGTAATAGTACAATTTCAGGTAATAATTCATGtccaaataatatatgGAATAAATTAAACTCTATAATTGGTTTAGGCGGATTAATTAAGAGTTTTCTTCCAGAATTCTGGCCAGCTTATGAGCCCAGCAGTTCTCTGGAGCTCTTCAGCAtacttaaaaatattgcattttctttcaatatatCCATTGAAGATCTTTTTGTTTCTCCATTTAATAGCGATAATAATACATCTATCAGAGACCTTTCATCAATTTGTAAATGTATGGCAAGAATATACcttattcttttaaaaaaggGAATTATTCATGTTCATCAAGAGAGAGTCAATGTTTCTGAATACAAAGATTCTCCTCATTTAGAAAATTCTCTTGTTCGTCCTGTTGTGAGACTAAGAGGTCTTCCTTGGAAAGCTGCCGTATTAGATATTATTGCTTTTTTCAACCCAATATGTAGGATATCATCCTACGACATCGCTATTtcatataataaagatgGAAAAATGACGGGGGAGGCCTATGTGTTACTTCCTTCTATAAAAGCATATGAGCTTTCACTTACGCTCTTACATGGTAAAAGAATGGGTAAAAGGTGGATTGAAGTCCTTCCTTCATCTACCAAAGAGTTCTTAATTTGTTTACAAATCACCAGTTTAAAGaaacaaaatcaaaatcCTTCCATTTTTAATGACAATAAAATCATTGATAGATATTATAACCGTTCAGTTCTTAGACTTAGAGGCCTACCTTGGTCTACTACGGAAATTGAAATCGTacaattctttatttctgGTGGAATTTATGGTTTGAACGCTTCTGACGTGTTTCTAGGAATCACTGAAAATCAAAGAGCATCTGGCGAAGCCTGGATTATACTTCCTCACAAATGTGATGCATTTGATGCTCAGAGAATACTTAATAGGAGGGTTATTGGTAAGAGATATATTGAAGTTTTCATTTCGTCCTTTCAGGAGCTTACCACAGCCAGATCCACTTATTCTTTGAAGCAATCTTCTGTGGATTTTTTCCATGCTTTAAGTAGTACATcaagtaataatagtaCTTGCAGTACCGTTTCTAATAGACAAAGAATCAATGCAAGGGCATTTACATCTCTTGGAAGCAACCCGTTTcttagaaaatga
- a CDS encoding hypothetical protein (similar to Noc2p N-terminus), with the protein MSESDINLDTSRHLEELKQLKEVDYEFYKYLEEHGQDLLDPVGFKDEPEDEVIQEESNELGESEFGLPKLDKIKFREIVESLDSKKSFKSLSLLLSCFRSVTSINALTSEEDSVKPNIEKTKKKKSENKTPEIKSHKKERCATFQIDDPELMFEITIYVLEKIPYLFWYHSSGKMQKEELNSDIIPESLPNWSKVEKICKFFWQDLSNLILNNCLSIQPNLELMQNVFKKLSDPLLILWIMPNRLLTNRFSTLLSRIWTMNKYILLKQGAFQVLRTINARFEMISQNYINKNGSDFEFFDKNDIVSNPIKMHEEFLLILHRTIGISAMRGISWKNYISYKQIINDYVLLLQESNHNMVYRIAYNVIRRLGSMLRILYIRISRTSDSKNNSKIQSKGSASKKKLFEEVFVNLFSWKFLTFIRIWSLSISNISQLYPLQYPLVTIITSITKLKLNSIPFLPFTLQNLEILTEISISNKVFIPLSEMLFDAHSTIERGVKLTFNKSSQNNLKTQTMITTSSKPFMPEFEIKIGNSISKSHQVYDSLFEFWAHIVTLYISSLFKHPSFPEFLFGIIPNLKKLQKHNSRHWNDNINRLIKEIIKKAETHSEYIKNIRTTILTNQEFLSSVYNQNNTNNNNNNNLISPYSSKLYCDYVYNSLNSKINSEEFLQLENYIIHIKNQRTELIKGKIKLSSMKAFDNSDNVNSNNYQDFTLEDEQEDLEFKILLQQLQKAGKSINDIKNLGPRQLKKLKKSIKSQMNDIKESTPLISNQTKPNKRSSITRENQESKNNKRNKSRKLESENSDELNTKPSTNEVCSDVIQNDIIEYWDINSEDDDIN; encoded by the coding sequence GATGAAGTCATACAAGAGGAAAGCAATGAATTAGGAGAATCCGAGTTTGGGCTTCCAAAACtagataaaataaaatttcgAGAAATTGTTGAAAGTTTGGACTCTAAAAAATCTTTTAAGAGTTTGAGTTTGTTACTAAGTTGTTTTAGGTCAGTAACGAGTATCAATGCTTTAACTAGTGAAGAGGATTCAGTTAAaccaaatattgaaaagactaagaaaaagaagtctgaaaataaaacaCCTGAAATTAAGAGCCACAAGAAGGAAAGATGTGCAACTTTTCAAATTGATGATCCCGAATTAATGTTTGAAATCACCATCTATGTACTTGAAAAAATTCCTTATTTGTTTTGGTACCACTCCTCAGGAAAAATGCAAAAAGAAGAGTTAAATTCTGATATTATCCCAGAATCCCTACCAAATTGGAGCAAAGTTGAAAAGATATGTAAATTTTTCTGGCAAGatttaagtaatttaattttaaataattgtttaaGCATCCAACCAAATCTAGAATTAATGCAAAATGTATTTAAAAAGCTTTCAGAcccattattaattctttggATAATGCCAAATAGGTTGTTAACAAACCGATTTTCTACATTGTTGTCCAGAATTTGGACtatgaataaatatattttattaaaacagGGAGCATTTCAAGTACTAAGGACAATCAATGCTCGTTTTGAAATGATTTCTCAAAACTATATCAATAAAAACGGTTCtgattttgaattctttgaCAAAAATGATATTGTAAGTAATCCAATCAAAATGCACGAAGAGTTTCTACTTATTTTACATCGTACAATAGGAATATCAGCAATGAGAGGAATTTCTTGGAAAAATTACATATCATATAAACAAATCATAAACGACTATGTTCTTCTTTTACAAGAATCCAATCATAATATGGTTTATAGAATTGCTTATAATGTTATAAGGAGACTAGGATCTATGCTTAGGATTTTATATATTCGTATTTCTAGAACTAGCGATTCCAAAAATAACTCAAAAATTCAATCAAAAGGTTCAGCAAGCAAAAAGAAGCTCTTTGAAGAAGTATTTGTCAACTTATTCAGCTGGAAATTTTTAACCTTTATCAGAATTTGGTCATTAtctatttctaatatatcACAGCTTTACCCACTACAATATCCACTTGttactattattacttCCATTACCAAActtaaattaaattctatTCCATTCCTCCCATTCACACTTCAAAATTTAGAGATACTTACTGAAATCTCAATTTCTAACAAAGTATTTATCCCACTTTCAGAAATGTTATTTGATGCTCATTCAACTATTGAAAGAGGAGTTAAACTAACATTCAATAAATCATCTCAAAATAACTTAAAAACGCAAACCATGATCACGACTTCAAGTAAACCTTTCATGccagaatttgaaataaaaattggaaactcaatttcaaaatcacATCAGGTTTAtgattctttatttgaattctgGGCCCATATTGTCACATTATATATCTCCAGCTTATTTAAACATCCATCTTTTCCAGAATTcttatttggaattataCCAAACCTTAAGAAGCTTCAAAAACATAATAGTAGACACTggaatgataatattaacagACTAATTAAGgaaatcattaaaaagGCTGAAACTCAttctgaatatattaaaaacatCAGAACCACTATTTTAACTAACCAAGAATTCCTTTCGTCAGTTTACAACCAAAATaataccaataataataacaataataatctcATTTCTCCTTATTCCAGTAAATTGTATTGTGATTATGTTTATAATTCTCTCAATTCTAAAATCAACTCTGAAGAATTTCTTCAACTAGAAAACtatattattcatatcaaaaatcaaagaactgaattaattaaggGAAAGATCAAATTATCGTCTATGAAAGCTTTTGATAATTCTGATAATGTAAACTCAAACAACTATCAGGACTTTACTTTAGAAGATGAACAAGAAGATTTAGAATTTAAGATACTTCTCCAACAATTACAAAAAGCTGGAAAATCCATCAATGATATCAAGAATCTAGGACCAAGACAGCTTAAGAAGCtaaaaaaatcaatcaaaAGTCAAATGAATGACATAAAGGAATCAACACCTCTTATTAGTAATCAAACTAAACCCAATAAAAGATCCTCAATCACTAGAGAAAACCAAGAAAGTAAAAACAACAAGAGAAACAAAAGCCGCAAATTAGAAAGTGAAAACTCTGATGAACTTAATACTAAACCAAGCACAAATGAAGTTTGTTCAGATGTTATTCAGAATGATATTATCGAGTATTGGGACATTAATTCCgaagatgatgatattaattaa